A single Methylobacterium sp. 17Sr1-1 DNA region contains:
- a CDS encoding bifunctional transaldolase/phosoglucose isomerase: MNPLKKLHAEQDQAVWLDFVARGFVQEGGLKRLVDEDGLRGVTSNPAIFEKAIGHSDEYDDALKAAGDERVIDLYEGLAIADIQAAADVLRPVYEASGGQDGFVSLEVSPYLALDTAETLAEARRLHKAVARDNLMVKVPATPEGIPAIRDLTADGININVTLLFAQDAYEQVANAYIEGLEHFAASGGDIGRVASVASFFISRIDAAVDKLLDEKIAAANDPDEKAALEGLKGKVAIANAKLAYRRYKRLFAGERWQKLAAKGAHPQRLLWASTGVKNKAYSDVLYVEELIGPNTVNTIPPATMDAFRDHGKVRASLEEGVDEAERVLAHLAKTGIDLDAVARQLVEEGVQLFVDAADKVLGAVAGKREKFLDHGLDRQALALGSLDAPLKTAIETWRKDGLVRRLWQRDAKVWSGADEAKWLGWLTIVEDEAKKTAEYAAFATEVKREGFTDVVVLGMGGSSLGPEVLAETYGPQAGFPRLRILDSTDPDEVRAVEAAVTLERTLFIVASKSGSTLEPNVFRDYFLGRMRDVVGDEKAGRHFVAVTDPGSAMEKAAKDDGFRRIFYGVPQIGGRYSVLSAFGLVPAAAMGLDVAGFLASARTMVRSCGSDVPPDLNPGVQLGLAMGIAATAEGRDKVTLIASPGIDTFGAWAEQLIAESTGKEGKGLIPIDNEPLAAPAAYGKDRFFVYLRLDEGADPAQDSAVKALEAAGHPVVRIALASKASLPQEFFRFEIATAVAGAVLGINPFDQPDVEASKVKTRELFSAAETNGALPAETPVAEDETFALYTDPTNADALRKAGAGADPESWIKAQIGRVSAGDYVALLAYVTRNPEHLKPLQEARVALREARHVATCAEFGPRFLHSTGQAYKGGPDSGVFLQITSEAPDLAIPGRSLGFATVIAAQARGDFGVLSERGRRALRVHIKGDVGKGLDRLKAALS, encoded by the coding sequence ATGAACCCGCTCAAGAAGCTGCACGCCGAACAGGACCAAGCCGTCTGGCTCGATTTCGTGGCCCGGGGCTTCGTTCAGGAGGGTGGGCTCAAGCGCCTGGTCGACGAGGACGGCCTGCGCGGCGTGACCTCGAACCCGGCGATCTTCGAGAAGGCGATCGGCCATTCCGACGAGTACGACGACGCTCTGAAGGCCGCGGGCGACGAGCGGGTGATCGACCTCTACGAGGGGCTGGCCATCGCCGACATTCAGGCCGCGGCGGACGTGCTGCGCCCGGTCTACGAGGCCAGCGGCGGGCAGGACGGCTTCGTCAGCCTGGAAGTGTCGCCCTATCTCGCCCTCGACACCGCCGAGACCCTCGCCGAGGCCCGCCGCCTGCACAAGGCGGTGGCCCGCGACAACCTGATGGTGAAGGTACCGGCCACGCCCGAGGGCATCCCGGCGATCCGCGACCTCACCGCCGACGGCATCAACATCAACGTCACGCTGCTCTTCGCGCAGGACGCCTACGAGCAGGTGGCGAACGCCTATATCGAGGGTCTGGAACACTTCGCGGCGAGCGGCGGCGACATCGGTCGGGTCGCGAGCGTCGCGAGCTTCTTCATCAGCCGCATCGACGCGGCGGTGGACAAGCTGCTGGACGAAAAAATCGCCGCGGCCAACGATCCGGACGAGAAGGCGGCTTTGGAGGGCCTGAAGGGCAAGGTCGCGATCGCCAACGCCAAGCTCGCCTATCGGCGCTACAAGCGCCTGTTCGCCGGCGAGCGCTGGCAGAAGCTCGCCGCCAAGGGCGCCCATCCGCAGCGCCTGCTCTGGGCCTCCACCGGCGTCAAGAACAAGGCCTATTCCGACGTGCTCTACGTCGAGGAGCTGATCGGTCCCAACACGGTCAACACCATCCCGCCGGCGACGATGGACGCCTTCCGCGATCACGGAAAGGTGCGGGCGAGCCTGGAAGAGGGCGTCGACGAGGCCGAGCGGGTGCTCGCCCACCTCGCCAAGACCGGGATCGACCTCGACGCCGTGGCGCGCCAGCTCGTCGAGGAGGGCGTGCAGCTCTTCGTCGACGCCGCCGACAAGGTGCTGGGCGCCGTCGCCGGCAAGCGCGAGAAGTTCCTCGATCACGGCCTCGACCGGCAGGCGCTCGCGCTCGGCAGCCTCGACGCGCCGCTGAAGACGGCGATCGAGACCTGGCGCAAGGACGGGCTGGTGCGCCGCCTGTGGCAGCGCGACGCCAAGGTGTGGAGCGGCGCCGACGAGGCGAAGTGGCTCGGCTGGCTCACCATCGTCGAGGACGAAGCGAAGAAGACCGCCGAGTACGCCGCCTTCGCTACGGAAGTGAAGCGGGAGGGCTTCACCGACGTGGTGGTGCTCGGCATGGGCGGCTCCAGCCTCGGGCCGGAGGTGCTCGCCGAGACCTACGGGCCGCAAGCCGGCTTCCCGCGCCTGCGCATCCTCGATTCGACCGATCCGGACGAGGTCCGGGCGGTCGAGGCGGCGGTGACCCTCGAGCGCACCCTGTTCATCGTCGCCTCGAAGTCGGGCTCCACCCTCGAGCCCAACGTCTTCCGCGATTACTTCCTCGGCCGGATGCGCGACGTGGTCGGGGATGAGAAGGCCGGCCGGCACTTCGTCGCCGTGACCGATCCGGGCTCGGCGATGGAGAAGGCGGCCAAGGACGACGGCTTCCGGCGCATCTTCTACGGCGTGCCGCAGATCGGCGGGCGCTACTCGGTGCTCTCGGCCTTCGGGCTGGTGCCGGCCGCCGCCATGGGCCTCGACGTCGCGGGCTTCCTGGCGAGCGCCCGCACCATGGTGCGCTCCTGCGGCTCCGACGTGCCGCCGGACCTGAATCCCGGCGTGCAGCTCGGCCTCGCGATGGGCATCGCGGCGACGGCCGAGGGCCGCGACAAGGTCACGCTGATCGCCTCGCCGGGCATCGACACCTTCGGCGCCTGGGCCGAGCAGCTGATCGCCGAGTCGACCGGGAAGGAGGGCAAGGGCCTCATCCCGATCGACAACGAGCCGCTCGCGGCGCCGGCCGCCTACGGCAAGGACCGGTTCTTCGTCTATCTCCGCCTCGACGAGGGCGCCGATCCCGCGCAGGATTCCGCCGTCAAGGCGCTGGAGGCGGCCGGCCACCCGGTCGTGCGGATCGCGCTCGCCTCGAAGGCGAGCCTGCCGCAGGAATTCTTCCGCTTCGAGATCGCCACGGCGGTGGCGGGCGCGGTGCTCGGCATCAACCCGTTCGACCAGCCCGACGTCGAGGCGAGCAAGGTCAAGACCCGCGAGCTCTTCTCCGCCGCCGAGACGAACGGCGCCCTGCCGGCCGAGACGCCGGTGGCGGAGGACGAGACCTTCGCCCTCTACACCGACCCGACGAATGCCGACGCCCTGCGCAAGGCCGGCGCCGGCGCGGACCCGGAGAGCTGGATCAAGGCGCAGATCGGCCGGGTCTCGGCCGGCGACTACGTCGCGCTGCTCGCCTACGTCACCCGCAACCCGGAGCACCTGAAACCGCTCCAGGAGGCCCGCGTGGCCCTGCGCGAGGCCAGGCACGTCGCGACCTGCGCCGAGTTCGGGCCGCGCTTCCTGCACTCGACCGGCCAGGCCTACAAGGGCGGGCCCGACAGCGGCGTCTTCCTCCAGATCACCTCGGAGGCCCCCGACCTCGCCATCCCCGGCCGCAGCCTCGGCTTCGCGACCGTGATCGCCGCGCAGGCCCGGGGCGATTTCGGCGTGCTCTCCGAGCGTGGCCGCCGGGCCCTGCGGGTCCACATCAAGGGCGATGTGGGCAAGGGGCTCGACCGGCTGAAGGCGGCCCTTAGTTAG
- the gnd gene encoding phosphogluconate dehydrogenase (NAD(+)-dependent, decarboxylating), producing MQLGMVGLGRMGGNIVRRLLRNGHTAVVFDQDPKAVAALVQEGAVGADSLEDFVAKLEVPRTAWVMLPAGDPTEVTVMKIAGLMQPDDVIIDGGNSFYKDDIRRAAVLDEKGLHYVDVGTSGGVWGLERGYCMMIGGHKAAVDRLDPIFSTLAPGLGDVPRTPGRAGRDARAEHGYIHAGPSGAGHFVKMIHNGIEYGLMQAYAEGFDILKHANSTELPEAQRFDLNIGDIAEVWRRGSVVSSWLLDLTATALAGDENLDAFSGHVADSGEGRWTLNAAIEEAVPAHVLSAALYARFRSRQSATYADKLLSAMRKGFGGHQEPK from the coding sequence ATGCAACTCGGCATGGTCGGTCTCGGTCGGATGGGCGGCAACATCGTCCGGCGGCTCCTGCGCAACGGACACACCGCCGTGGTGTTCGACCAGGATCCCAAGGCCGTGGCGGCCCTGGTGCAGGAGGGCGCGGTCGGCGCCGACAGCCTCGAGGACTTCGTCGCGAAGCTCGAGGTGCCGCGCACCGCCTGGGTGATGCTGCCGGCGGGCGACCCGACCGAGGTGACGGTGATGAAGATCGCCGGGCTGATGCAGCCCGACGACGTCATCATCGACGGCGGCAACTCGTTCTACAAGGACGACATCCGCCGCGCGGCCGTGCTCGACGAGAAGGGCCTGCACTACGTCGATGTCGGCACCTCCGGCGGCGTCTGGGGGCTGGAGCGCGGCTACTGCATGATGATCGGCGGCCACAAGGCGGCGGTCGACCGGCTCGACCCGATCTTCTCGACCCTCGCCCCCGGCCTCGGCGATGTGCCGCGCACCCCGGGCCGCGCCGGCCGGGACGCCCGCGCCGAGCACGGCTACATCCATGCCGGCCCGAGCGGCGCCGGCCACTTCGTCAAGATGATCCATAACGGCATCGAGTACGGCCTGATGCAGGCCTATGCCGAGGGCTTCGACATCCTCAAGCACGCCAACTCGACCGAACTGCCGGAGGCGCAGCGCTTCGACCTCAACATCGGCGACATCGCGGAAGTGTGGCGCCGGGGCAGCGTGGTCTCGTCCTGGCTCCTCGACCTCACCGCGACCGCGCTCGCCGGCGACGAGAACCTCGACGCCTTCTCGGGCCACGTCGCCGATTCGGGCGAGGGCCGCTGGACGCTGAACGCCGCGATCGAGGAGGCCGTGCCGGCCCACGTGCTGTCGGCCGCGCTCTACGCCCGCTTCCGCTCGCGCCAGAGCGCGACCTACGCCGACAAGCTGCTCTCGGCGATGCGCAAGGGCTTCGGCGGCCACCAGGAGCCGAAATGA
- the zwf gene encoding glucose-6-phosphate dehydrogenase yields MTSAMAEGAAPPPACTLVIFGATGDLTHRLLMPALYNLGRWGLLPKDFSVIGVSRTEMSSEEFRAELSETVRGFITAKGGEAGGGSFDEGVWNDLVGRVHYRSGDLSDSGFFAELKGAIAEVSGQESGGNVLFYLAVAASLFGPTIAKLGEAGLTEEGEDSWRRVIIEKPFGHDLPSAEKLDADILKVLSEDQIFRIDHFLGKETVQNIMAFRFGNGLFEPLWNRDHIDHVQITVAETVGVEGRGKFYEATGALRDMVPNHLFQLYTLVAMEPPISFEAEAVRDKKEEVLLATPSARVEDVVRGRYTAGTVNGKAVKDYREEPDVAPDSGTETFVALKLGIDNWRWAGVPFYLRTGKAMTRRDTEIAIRFKQAPLSLFKGTNVREDVPNWLVLQLQPDEGISLQFGAKVPGPAVRLGSVDMRFCYKDYFKTEPSTGYETLIYDAMIGDPTLFQRADMIEAGWRIVQPILDAAEKGELAALPYEAGSAGPRQARDLLTRDGRDWRSLEHGS; encoded by the coding sequence ATGACGAGCGCCATGGCCGAGGGGGCCGCGCCCCCGCCCGCCTGCACCCTGGTGATCTTCGGGGCGACCGGCGACCTCACCCACCGGCTCCTGATGCCGGCGCTCTACAATCTCGGTCGCTGGGGCCTGCTGCCGAAGGATTTTTCCGTCATCGGCGTCAGCCGCACGGAGATGTCGTCGGAGGAGTTTCGCGCCGAGCTGAGCGAGACCGTGCGCGGCTTCATCACCGCCAAGGGCGGCGAGGCCGGCGGCGGCTCCTTCGACGAGGGCGTGTGGAACGACCTCGTCGGGCGCGTCCATTACCGCTCGGGCGACCTCTCGGATTCAGGCTTCTTCGCCGAGCTGAAGGGCGCCATCGCCGAGGTGTCGGGCCAGGAGAGCGGCGGCAACGTCCTGTTCTACCTCGCGGTCGCCGCCAGCCTGTTCGGGCCGACGATCGCCAAGCTCGGCGAGGCGGGCCTGACCGAGGAGGGTGAGGATAGCTGGCGCCGGGTCATCATCGAGAAGCCGTTCGGCCACGACCTGCCCTCGGCGGAAAAGCTCGACGCCGACATCCTGAAGGTCCTGTCCGAGGACCAGATCTTCCGCATCGACCACTTCCTCGGCAAGGAGACGGTGCAGAACATCATGGCGTTCCGGTTCGGCAACGGCCTGTTCGAGCCCTTGTGGAACCGGGACCACATCGACCACGTCCAGATCACCGTCGCCGAGACCGTCGGCGTCGAGGGGCGGGGGAAGTTCTACGAGGCCACCGGCGCGCTCCGCGACATGGTGCCGAACCACCTGTTCCAGCTCTACACGCTCGTCGCGATGGAGCCGCCGATCTCGTTCGAGGCCGAGGCCGTGCGCGACAAGAAGGAGGAGGTGCTGCTCGCCACCCCCTCGGCCAGAGTCGAGGACGTGGTGCGGGGCCGCTACACCGCCGGCACCGTCAACGGCAAGGCCGTGAAGGACTACCGCGAGGAGCCCGACGTCGCGCCGGACAGCGGCACCGAGACCTTCGTGGCCCTGAAGCTCGGCATCGACAACTGGCGCTGGGCCGGGGTGCCGTTCTATCTGCGCACCGGCAAGGCGATGACCCGGCGCGACACCGAGATCGCGATCCGGTTCAAGCAGGCGCCGCTGTCGCTGTTCAAGGGCACCAACGTGCGCGAGGACGTGCCGAACTGGCTGGTGCTGCAGTTGCAGCCCGACGAGGGCATCTCGCTGCAATTCGGCGCCAAGGTGCCGGGCCCGGCGGTGCGGCTGGGCAGCGTCGACATGCGGTTCTGCTACAAGGACTACTTCAAGACCGAGCCCAGCACCGGCTACGAGACGCTGATCTACGACGCGATGATCGGCGATCCGACTTTGTTCCAGCGCGCCGACATGATCGAGGCCGGCTGGCGCATCGTCCAGCCGATCCTCGACGCGGCGGAAAAGGGCGAACTCGCCGCCCTCCCCTACGAGGCGGGCAGCGCCGGGCCGAGGCAAGCCCGCGACCTCCTGACCCGCGACGGACGGGACTGGCGCTCGCTGGAGCACGGGTCGTGA
- the pgl gene encoding 6-phosphogluconolactonase, which yields MSALPPGSRILPDADAVARAAAERLVAVASAKQGRIGLCLAGGSTPKLLYRLLAGPDFRDRLPWERLHWFFGDERVGDGPEAGSNRRLAEEAFGDLVPDGHLHPIPTDRDVPACAEAYAAELRAWYGADRLDPDRPLFDLVLLGLGEDGHTASLFPGKPEAREGEAWVVAVPEAGLAPFVPRVSLTLPALGATPLILFLVTGAGKRAPLVRLAAGEDLPSGRARARGETVWLLDQAAAG from the coding sequence GTGAGCGCCCTCCCCCCCGGATCCCGCATCCTGCCCGATGCCGACGCGGTCGCCCGGGCGGCGGCCGAGCGGCTGGTCGCCGTGGCCTCCGCCAAGCAGGGGCGGATCGGACTCTGCCTGGCGGGCGGCTCGACCCCGAAGCTGCTCTACCGGCTGCTCGCCGGGCCGGACTTCCGCGACCGCCTCCCCTGGGAGCGCCTGCACTGGTTCTTCGGCGACGAGCGCGTCGGCGACGGGCCCGAGGCCGGCAGCAACCGGCGCCTGGCCGAGGAAGCGTTCGGTGACCTCGTGCCCGACGGCCACCTGCACCCGATCCCGACCGACCGCGACGTGCCGGCCTGCGCGGAGGCCTATGCGGCGGAGCTGAGGGCCTGGTACGGCGCAGACCGGCTCGATCCGGACCGGCCGCTCTTCGACCTCGTGCTCCTCGGCCTCGGCGAGGACGGCCACACCGCCTCGCTGTTCCCGGGCAAGCCCGAGGCGCGGGAGGGCGAGGCCTGGGTCGTGGCGGTGCCGGAGGCCGGCCTCGCCCCCTTCGTCCCGCGGGTGAGCCTGACCCTGCCGGCGCTCGGAGCGACGCCGCTGATCCTGTTCCTGGTCACCGGCGCGGGCAAGCGGGCGCCGCTCGTGCGTCTCGCCGCCGGCGAGGATCTGCCCTCCGGCCGGGCCCGGGCCCGCGGGGAGACGGTGTGGCTGCTCGACCAGGCTGCCGCGGGCTGA
- a CDS encoding CHASE3 domain-containing protein, with amino-acid sequence MRALNNLKIVPKLAIAFGSLVAVTLTVNALNYWSFQSIEERNYWTEHTQAVLHAVDDALAGMLNQETGVRGYLLAADPSFLAPYRQGQQTYRAAITEAKRLTADNPAQQARLDTLDRHAKHWMQDVAEKEVALMGDAATRDQARTIAVKGVGKAAMDALRETASEFRAVERALMDERGRAQARTFQLADLLNLAGVAASLLIAAVMALMVSRTLALPLRAMAALMQRLAQGDKTIVVAGLERGDEVGAMAQAVEVFRRNAIEAERLAAAQAAEDEARMRRARLVDDLARDFERTVSGLTAGLAGAATEMEATARAMTGVAEETTRQTVTVAGAASQTSSNVQTVAAASEEMTASIQEIAQQVAQSSRIAARAVEDAARTNATVQRLAGTAERIGDFVATVSSIASQTNLLALNATIEAARAGAAGRGFAVVAAEVKELAGQTGKATDEIGARIGEIQDATRETVTDIRQIAKVIEDLSTYAATIAAAMEEQGSAVQEITRNVQQAARGTEQVTGNIAGVRDGAGQTSAAASQVLDAAQELSRQSEMLRHEVTRFLGQVKAA; translated from the coding sequence ATGCGCGCGCTCAACAATCTCAAGATCGTTCCCAAGCTGGCCATCGCGTTCGGCAGCCTGGTGGCCGTCACCCTGACGGTCAACGCCCTGAACTATTGGAGCTTCCAGTCGATCGAGGAGCGGAACTACTGGACCGAGCACACGCAGGCGGTACTTCACGCCGTCGACGACGCCCTGGCCGGGATGCTCAACCAGGAAACGGGCGTGCGCGGCTATCTGCTGGCGGCCGATCCGTCGTTCCTCGCCCCCTACCGTCAGGGGCAGCAGACCTATCGGGCCGCCATCACCGAGGCCAAGCGCCTGACAGCCGACAACCCGGCGCAGCAGGCCCGCCTCGACACGCTCGACCGGCATGCGAAGCATTGGATGCAGGATGTTGCCGAGAAGGAGGTCGCCCTGATGGGCGATGCGGCGACCCGCGACCAGGCCCGCACCATTGCCGTCAAGGGAGTCGGCAAGGCGGCGATGGACGCCCTGCGCGAGACGGCGTCCGAGTTCCGGGCCGTCGAGCGCGCGCTGATGGACGAGCGCGGCCGCGCGCAGGCGCGCACCTTCCAGCTCGCCGACCTGCTGAACCTGGCCGGGGTCGCCGCGAGCCTGCTGATCGCCGCCGTGATGGCCCTCATGGTCTCGCGCACCCTCGCCTTGCCGCTGCGGGCGATGGCGGCGCTGATGCAGCGGCTGGCGCAGGGCGACAAGACGATCGTGGTCGCCGGCCTCGAGCGCGGCGACGAGGTCGGCGCCATGGCGCAGGCCGTCGAGGTGTTTCGCCGGAACGCCATCGAGGCGGAGCGGCTCGCCGCCGCCCAGGCTGCCGAGGACGAGGCCCGGATGCGCCGCGCCCGCCTCGTCGACGACCTGGCGCGGGACTTCGAGCGGACCGTGTCGGGCCTCACCGCCGGCCTCGCCGGTGCCGCCACCGAGATGGAGGCGACCGCGCGCGCCATGACGGGCGTGGCCGAGGAGACGACCCGCCAGACCGTCACGGTGGCGGGCGCCGCCTCGCAGACCTCCTCCAACGTCCAGACGGTCGCGGCGGCGAGCGAGGAGATGACCGCCTCGATCCAGGAGATCGCCCAGCAGGTCGCCCAGTCGTCCCGTATCGCCGCCCGCGCCGTGGAGGACGCGGCGCGCACCAACGCGACGGTGCAGCGCCTCGCCGGGACGGCGGAGCGGATCGGCGACTTCGTCGCCACCGTGTCGAGCATCGCCAGCCAGACCAACCTGCTCGCGCTCAACGCCACGATCGAGGCGGCGCGCGCGGGCGCGGCGGGCCGCGGCTTCGCGGTGGTGGCGGCGGAGGTCAAGGAGCTCGCCGGCCAGACCGGCAAGGCCACCGACGAGATCGGCGCCCGGATCGGCGAGATCCAGGACGCGACCCGCGAGACCGTGACCGACATCCGCCAGATCGCCAAGGTGATCGAGGACCTGTCGACCTACGCCGCCACCATCGCGGCGGCGATGGAGGAGCAGGGCAGCGCGGTGCAGGAGATCACCCGCAACGTGCAGCAGGCGGCCCGCGGCACCGAGCAGGTCACCGGCAACATCGCCGGAGTCCGCGACGGCGCCGGCCAGACCAGCGCCGCCGCGTCCCAGGTCCTGGATGCCGCGCAGGAGCTGTCGCGGCAGTCGGAGATGCTGCGGCACGAGGTGACGCGCTTCCTCGGGCAGGTGAAGGCGGCGTGA
- a CDS encoding MarR family transcriptional regulator produces the protein MSDIDATPGHLLRRLRRIATAWFAEECATFGLTSVQYAALTAIRENPGVDATRPASLIAFDRSTLGSVLERLAAKGWVLRSPSPRDKVAVRCPGAARRGAGGGPRPAAAPGAPRSRGAGRDGPAAGAARRPSSACRG, from the coding sequence ATGAGCGACATCGACGCGACGCCGGGCCACCTGCTCCGCCGCCTGCGCCGGATCGCGACGGCTTGGTTCGCCGAGGAATGTGCCACCTTCGGGCTGACCTCGGTCCAGTACGCCGCGCTGACGGCGATCCGCGAGAATCCCGGGGTCGACGCGACCCGGCCGGCCTCCCTCATCGCCTTCGACCGCTCGACCCTCGGCAGCGTGCTGGAGCGGCTGGCGGCGAAGGGCTGGGTCCTGCGCAGCCCGAGCCCGCGAGACAAGGTCGCCGTCCGGTGCCCAGGCGCTGCGCGACGTGGAGCCGGCGGTGGCCCGCGTCCCGCAGCGGCTCCTGGCGCCCCTCGATCCCGGGGCGCGGGCCGGGATGGTCCGGCTGCTGGCGCAGCTCGTCGGCCTTCGTCGGCATGTCGGGGGTGA
- a CDS encoding 2'-deoxycytidine 5'-triphosphate deaminase, whose translation MVKLEDGIQSAEAIAALAGAGVIRPASPFADDQIQPASLDLRLGARAWRVRASFLPGRTRDVAACLAKLKLHEIDLRQGAVLETGCVYIAELQEGLALPPDLAASANPKSSTGRIDVFTRVITDQAREFDMVEAGYAGPLFAEISPRTFPVLVRTGSRLSQLRFRRGAVRLDDAALARLHAATPLVDAADPSFQGGVAVSVDLSGFDGLIGYRAKRHTGLVDVDRPRTYPASEFWEPLRTDGSGTLILDPGQFYILASKESVQVPPDFAAEMVPFDPLVGEFRVHYAGFFDPGFGHAEAGGTGARAVLEVRSRDVPFMLEDGQIVGRLVYERMAQRPAALYGSAAGSNYQAQGLKLSKHFV comes from the coding sequence ATGGTGAAGCTCGAGGACGGGATTCAATCGGCGGAGGCCATCGCGGCGCTCGCCGGCGCCGGGGTGATCCGGCCAGCCAGCCCCTTCGCGGACGACCAGATCCAGCCGGCGAGCCTCGACCTGCGGCTGGGCGCCCGGGCCTGGCGGGTGCGCGCGAGCTTCCTGCCGGGGCGCACCCGCGACGTCGCCGCCTGCCTCGCCAAGCTGAAGCTGCACGAGATCGACCTGCGCCAGGGCGCGGTGCTGGAGACCGGCTGCGTCTACATCGCCGAGTTGCAGGAGGGCCTGGCCCTGCCGCCGGACCTCGCTGCCAGCGCGAACCCCAAAAGCTCGACCGGGCGCATCGACGTGTTCACCCGGGTCATCACCGACCAGGCGCGGGAATTCGACATGGTCGAGGCCGGCTATGCCGGCCCGCTCTTCGCCGAGATCTCGCCGCGGACCTTCCCGGTGCTGGTGCGCACCGGCTCGCGGCTGTCGCAGCTGCGCTTCCGCCGCGGCGCGGTGCGCCTCGACGACGCCGCGCTCGCCCGCCTGCATGCGGCGACGCCGCTGGTCGATGCCGCCGATCCCTCGTTCCAGGGCGGAGTCGCGGTCTCGGTCGACCTCTCGGGCTTCGACGGGCTGATCGGCTACCGCGCCAAGCGCCATACCGGCCTCGTCGACGTCGACCGGCCCCGCACCTACCCGGCCTCCGAGTTCTGGGAGCCCCTGCGGACCGACGGCTCCGGCACCCTGATCCTCGATCCGGGCCAGTTCTACATCCTGGCCTCGAAGGAGTCGGTGCAGGTGCCGCCGGACTTCGCCGCCGAGATGGTGCCGTTCGATCCGCTCGTCGGCGAGTTCCGGGTCCATTACGCGGGCTTCTTCGATCCCGGCTTCGGCCATGCCGAGGCCGGCGGCACCGGCGCCCGCGCGGTGCTGGAGGTGCGCTCCCGCGACGTGCCGTTCATGCTGGAGGACGGCCAGATCGTCGGCCGCCTCGTCTACGAGCGCATGGCCCAGCGCCCGGCCGCCCTCTACGGGAGCGCGGCCGGCTCGAACTACCAGGCGCAAGGGCTGAAGCTCTCGAAGCACTTCGTGTGA
- the apaG gene encoding Co2+/Mg2+ efflux protein ApaG: protein MYKAETRGISVSVQPRFVEEESSPDSGRYFFAYTVEITNNGSEQVQLRSRHWRIVDGRGEMQEVRGAGVVGKQPVLGPGESFSYTSGCPLTTPDGTMEGTYTMATPDGRSFEAAIPAFSLDSPHVRRVMH from the coding sequence ATGTACAAGGCAGAGACCCGCGGCATCAGCGTGTCCGTGCAGCCGCGCTTCGTCGAGGAGGAATCCTCGCCCGACAGCGGACGCTACTTCTTCGCCTATACGGTGGAGATCACCAACAACGGCAGCGAGCAGGTGCAGCTGCGCTCCCGCCACTGGCGCATCGTCGACGGTCGCGGCGAGATGCAGGAGGTGCGCGGCGCCGGCGTGGTCGGCAAGCAGCCGGTGCTCGGGCCCGGCGAATCGTTCAGCTACACCAGCGGATGCCCCCTCACGACGCCGGACGGCACGATGGAGGGCACCTACACCATGGCGACCCCGGACGGCCGCAGCTTCGAGGCGGCGATCCCCGCCTTCTCGCTCGACTCGCCGCATGTGCGCCGGGTGATGCACTAA